From Salinicola endophyticus:
AGATGCTCGCCGACGACCCCGCCTATGCAGACAAGGCCCGCCGCGTCAGCGAGCTGGCCAAGGATCTGGTCGAGATCCTGCGCGAGGAGGATCTCGAAGCGCTGGCCGGGAGTACCACCGCCAACGACGCCCAGCGTCTCGCCTTCCACTGCCCGTGCACACTACAGCACGCGCAGAAGCTCGGCGGGGCGGTGGAAGGCGTGCTCACACGTCTCGGTTTCGATCTCGCGCCGGTACGCGATGCCCATCTCTGCTGCGGCTCGGCGGGCACCTACTCGATCACCCAGCCGGTGCTGTCGCGCCAGCTGCGCGACGCCAAGCTGGAGGCCCTGGAGGCCGGCCAGCCCGACACTATCGTCACCGCCAACATCGGCTGTCAGAGCCACCTCGATGGCGCCGGGCGCACCCCGGTGCGCCACTGGATCGAGCTGGTCGACGAGCGTCTGGCCGCGCCCCAGGCATGACTCACAATCCCCTGTTGTCAGTTTCCCCAGGAGCCACACCATGAAGACCCAATCCGTACTCGAACTCGCCGACGTCAACGCCCTGCTGGACAGCGCCCAGCGTGAAGCCGAGGCCCAGGGCTGGGCGGTCACCATCGCCGTGGCCGACGCCGGCGGCCATCTGCTGGGCCTGCGCCGGCTCGACGGCGCCGCCCCCTTCAGCGCCGGCATCGCCAGCGAGAAGGCCCGCAATGCCGCCATCGGCCGCAAGGAGACTCAAGTCTTCGAAGAGATGATCAACAATGGCCGCACCGCCTTCGTCAGCGCGCCCATGCAGGCGCTGCTCGCAGGCGGCGTGCCGGTGATCGTCGACGGTGAGGTGATCGGCAGCGTGGGGATTTCCGGGGTCAAGCCGGAGCAGGACGTACAGGTGGCCAAGGCCGCGGTGAAAGCCATCGGCTAAGCGCCCGACCTAGCGCTTCTTGCCGCGCGGGCCCTTGGCGTTGGGCGCCCCTGGCTTTCCGCCGCGCCCCTTGGCGGCGGGCTTGCCGCCGGGTTTGCCAGTGACGCTCGGCTTGCCTTTCCCTCCGGGTTTGCCCTTGGCACCAGGCTTGCCGGCGGCGCCGCTCTTCGGGCCGGAGCGGGCGTTGGCGCTGCCGCGCTTCTTGGCACTGGCCGCTCCGCCTCTGGCAGCATCACGGCCGGCACGCTTGCCAGCGGAAGACGGCTTGCTGCCGGGAGCGGACTTGCCACCGGCGCGAGGCTTGCCGGTCGCCGGCTTCGCAGCGCTGCCGCTGCGCGCGCGCTTGGGCGTGCGCTCCGGCTCGGCTTCGCTGCCGGAGTCGCGGGTCAACGCGATGAGCGTATCGATCTCCTTTGGCGTGAGATCCCGCCAGTCACCCAGCGCCAGCCCCTTGAGCGAGATGTTCATGATCCGGGTACGGATCAACTGCGTGACCTCGTAGCCGAAGTACTCGCACATGCGGCGTATCTGGCGGTTGAGCCCCTGCACCAGCGTAATGGTGAAGACGAAGGTCGACTCGCGGCTGACCTGGCAGCGCTTGGTCACCTGACCGAGGATCGGCACCCCCTGCTGCATACCCGCGATGAAGTCGTCGGTGATCGGCTTGTCGACCGTCACCCGATAGACTTTTTCATGCTGGTTGTGCGCGCGCAGGATCTTGTTGACCAGATCGCCGTCGTTGGTCAGCAGAATCAGCCCCTGGGAATCCTTGTCGAGCCGGCCGATCGGGAAGATGCGCGCGCCGTGTTTGACGAACTCGACGATGTTGTCCTTCTCGCTGGACTCGGTGGTACTGACGATCCCCACTGGCTTGTTCAGCGCGATCAGTACCAGATCCTCCGCCTCCCGCGGCTCGATCTCCTGGCCGTTGACCTTGACCCGATCACCCGCCACCACCTGGTCGCCGGTGGTCGCGCGGCGGCCGTTGATCCAGACGTTGCCCTGCTCCACGAAGCGATCGGCCTCACGGCGTGAGCACATGCCGCTCTCGCTGATGTACTTGTTGATCCGGGTCGATTGTCGTAGCGCCATAAGGGGTCGTCCAGCCAGAAAAAAAGATGCCTCGGCATCGCTCGAGTAGCCACCGGTGAAACGGCATCACCCGGTGACCGCGCCTAGTTTGACGCTTCAGTCGCGCCGATAAAACCGGCGTCAATTCGAGGTGTCCGCCCCGGCGGTATCAGAGAGGAATGAGCCCGCGCGGCCAGTCGCGTGACAGACGCGCCGCGGCCTCGATCAGCAGTGGCGCGTGGTGGACCTCGATCCGCGCGTCGATCCGCGCACTGGGCCCGGAGAGTGACAGCGCGCCTCTCAATTCACCCTCACCATCGTAGACAGCGATCGCCGCCGTCGACAGTCCGGCCTGACGTCCACCCTGGGAGAGCGCCAACTGCCCCGCCGGCAGCTCGCCACCCAGGGCCTGATCGATGGCCTCTTCCCCGATTGGCAGGCGCACGCCCTCGTCGAGGTGGTGGCGCAGTTCCAGGTGGCCGTTCTCGCGCAACCGACAGATCCTTGCCTCACCATCGCGTACGTGGAACGCCGCGGTCTCTTCGCTGGCATCACGCAGTGCCACCAGCACCGGCCGGACCAGACGCTCCAGCTGCGGCCCCTCCACTGCCAGCGGCGCCAGCGTCAGCACCGCCGGGCCGATCCGATAGACCCCGCGCTCGTCGCGCGCCACATAGCCGAAATGTTCGAGCGAGGCCATCAGCCGCAGGATGGTGCTCTTGTAGAAGCCGGTGGCATTGGCCAGTTCGGTCAACGTCAACTCGTGCCGATCTCGCGAGAACGCGCCAAGCAGCGTCAGGGCGCGCTCCACCGCCTCGACTCGTCGTTGTGCCATGGAGACTCTCTTCACCGGAATGGACCATCGATCAGCGACGAATGTTGCGTCAGACGAAACGCCATTGCAACGCGAAGCTTGGCATGTAGGCGCGCGACGCTTTCCCGCTCCCACCGGCTCAGCGCATACTCGTGGCGACACAGCCCTGGAGGTGGATATGACGTATCGGCTCTTTATCGCCAACAAGAACTACTCATCCTGGTCGATGCGCCCCTGGGTGCTGCTGCACGCGCTGGAGATCCCCTTCGAGGAGGTGATGACCCCGTTCGAAGGGGACGGCAAGCAGGCAGCCTTCGCCGAATTCTCACCCACCGCCAAGGTGCCCTGTCTGCATGATGGCGACAGCGCGGTGTGGGAGTCGCTGGCGATCATGGAGTACATCGCCGAAAGCCATCCAGCAGCCTGGCCGCAGGCGCGCGAGGCACGCGCCTGGGCCCGCTGCGCCAGTGCCGAGATGCATGCGGGCTTATTCGCGCTGCGCGATGAGTGCTCGATGAGCTGCGCCCTGCGCATCGAGCTGGGTGAACCCAGCGCCGCCCTCGCGCGGGATATTGCCCGCCTCGACACCCTGTGGCAGGAAGGCATCGCGCGCTTCGGCGGCCCCTGGCTGGCGGGTGCGCGCTTCACCGCAGTGGACGCGATGTTCGCCCCGATAGCAGTGCGCGTGCATGGCTACTGCATCTGCCTGGAGGGCGCGGCCCGCGACTACGCCGAGCGCCTGCTGGCGCACCCGGCGGTAGCGAGCTGGATCGAACAAGGTATCGCCGAGCCGTGGGTCGACGAGCCCCACGAGGCCGACTGCATCCGCGGACGTCGGGTACTCGCAGACCGCCGCCAGCCGGCCTAGCGTTTCGATGCATGGCCGTCTCGTTCGCTGTGATGGCCATGCTGACTGGCGCCTGCGCTCATGCGTCAGGCGCTGATCATCTCTGACTCAGCACTCCCCCCAGCCGCTCACTTCCTTCACGACCAGCCTCCTCGCTGCTCGCCATGGCTCGTGCCTCACGTCGCCTCGCCGCCCATTACCGCTCTTATCACCCAAATCGATCTGTCGAGCTCTGAATGATGCGGTCGCCTTTCCGGCATGCCTCTGTGATGACTTTTCGACCTCTTCGGCTTGAGTCGCACACATTGTATGCTGTATACAATTTATTGACGCACACCGCATAACAAGCTCAATAACGTTCGAGGTGTCCCATGAGGCCACAATCTGCCCGTCGTCCGGGCCCGGTCGCGCTCTGCCTGATTCTCGCCAGCTTCGCCGCCATCATGTCGACGGTGCTGCTACTCAAGATGCCCGTCGCACTGGCGCTGTTCGCTGCCTGGTTTGCGATGTTCGCCATCGGCAAGGGCCTCGGCCACGCCTATGACTCGCTCCAGCAGGGTGCATTCGACGGTATTCGCAGCGGCCTCGAGGGGGTGATGATCATCATCACCGTCGGCGCGCTGATCGGTGCCTGGATCGCAGCTGGCATCGTTCCCAGCGTGATCTACTACGGTGTTGCCCTGATCGACCCGGCCTGGTTCCTGCCCGCCGCCTTCCTGATCTGCGCCGCAACCGGGCTGGTGACCGGCACCTCGTTCGGCGCCGTGGGCACCATCGGCATCGCCATGATGGGTATCGGGCACGGCTTCGAACTGCCGCTACCGCTCGTCGCCGGCGCGGTGATTTCCGGCGCCTACGTGGGCGATAAGCTCTCGCCCCTCTCCGATACCACGGTACTCACCGCCTCGCTGTGCGAAGTGCCGTTGATCGAGCACGTGCGCTCGATGCTCTACACCGGCGTGCCCTGCGTCACGCTGACCACGCTCGGCTTCGCCCTGGCCGGGAATCACCTTTCCCGTAGCGGCTATGACATGCAGCAGGCGGACGCGGTCATGGCTCAGCTAGATGCGCACTTCATGCTCTCTCCCTGGTTGTTACTGCCGATACTCGCCACGCTGGTGCTGCTGGCACTGCGCAAGCCCGCGCTGCCAGTGATCGCGATTGGCGCCGTGCTCGGCGTGCTCTGTGCCTGGCTGGCTCAGGGCGCCACGCCACTGCAGGCGGTGACCACGCTGTATGCCGGCAATCAGGGCGACTACGGCTCGGGCTATCTCGCCAGCATCCTCAATCGCGGCGGCATCGTCTCGATGCTACCGGTGATCGCCATCGTCATTTTCGCACTGGGGCTGGGGGGTCTGATGGAGCGTATCGGCGTCCTCGATACCATCGCCACCGCGCTCACACGCATGGTCCACCGCAGCACTGGCCGGCTGACCCTGGCCACCATGGCATGTGGCTTTTTCGGCACGATCTTCGGCGGCGCCGCCTACGTGGCGATCTTCACCGCGGCCTCGATGACACGAAACATCTACGACCGGCTCGGGCTGCAGCGGGTGGTGCTGTCGCGCAACGTCGAGGCCGGCGGCACGCTCTCGACCCCAATGATTCCCTGGACCAGCGGCGCGGTGTTCATGGCCACCACTACCGGTGTTGCGACCACCGATTACCTGCCGTTCCTCTGGTACCACTGGCTGGTGATGGTGTTCTCGCTGCTCTATGGCTTCACCGGCTTCGCCATGTGGCAGCGGCCGCAGCCCGCCCCGGAAACAGAACCCGCCGCCTGACCGTACAGCATGGAAGGAAACCGCATGACTCACACTACTGGCAGCTCGCAATCCTACGTGGCCGATACCCGCAACGAAGAGGTGATCGTCTATGTCGACGGCGAATTCAAACCCAAGCACCAGGCGACGGTATCGATCTTCGACAGCGGCTTCGTCCTCGGCGACGGCGTCTGGGAAGGCATCCGACTGGTCGATGGCCGGCTGATCGCGCTCGACGAGCATCTGGAGCGGCTCTATCAAGGCGCCGCCTCTATCTCGCTGGATATCGGTGTCACCCGCGACGAGCTGGTCGACCTGATTCGGGAAACTCTGGACAAGAACAGCATGCACGATGGCGTGCATATTCGGCTGATGGTGAGCCGCGGGCTCAAGAGTACTCCCAACCAGGACCCGCGTTTCCTGCGCGGCAAGGCCACCATCGTCATCGTCGCCGAGCACAAGGTGGTGGACAAGGCCACCAAGGCGCAGGGCCTGACGCTATTCACCTCGACCTTTCGCTGCAGCAGCCCCGACGTCTTCGATCTGCGGCTCAACTCCCATAGCCGGCTCAACTTCATTCAGGCACTGATTCAGGCGATCAATGCTGGCGCCAACGAAGCACTGATGCTCGACCCGCATGGCTTCGTCGCCAGCTGCAACTCGACCAACTTCTTCATCGTTCGCGACGGCGAGCTGTGGACTTCCACCGGGCGCTACAACTTCAATGGCATCACCCACAAGACGGTCATGCGTCTGGCGCGGCAGGCGGGTATCGTGGTGCGCGAGCTGGACTTCACCCTGGCGCAGACTTACACCGCCGACGAGGCTTTCGTCACCGGCACGCTGGGTGGTCTGACACCGGTCTATCACATCGACGGACATGCTATCGTGAACCGCCGTGACGCCAGCCTGATGCAGCGTCTGACGGGTCTCTACGACGACTACCTCAAGGGCTGACGTCATAACTCACGCCACTTTGAGAAACGCATGCTATCGACCGATATCGCGCAGATTCCGGCCCGCCAGACGCTCTGGGAGCAGACCGCCCAGCGCCTGCAGACACTGATCGCCAATGGCACCATCGCCCCCGGTACGCGGTTGACCGAGAATGCGCTGGCCCAGCAGCTCGGCGTCAGCCGCGCGCCGCTGCGCGAAGCCATCCGCCATCTGATGAATATCGGCCTGCTGATCAGCGAACCCTACAAGGGCGTACGCGTGCTCGAACTCACACCCGAGGGGCTGCATCAGCTCTATGAGTACCGTACCGGCCTGGAACAGATGGCGTTCACGAGCCTCTGGCCCAAGCGCACCGCGGCCAGTTTCGACGACCTAGAGCAGCGCCATGCGCGCCTGCTCGAGGCGATCGATGCCGGCGACGGTGCACAGGCGATCGACCGCGAGCTCGCGCTGCATCAATGGTGCTACGAGCTCAGCGGCAACCCTCTGCTGCTCGATGCCTGGTCGCGCATCAAACCGCACCTGCAGTGCTACTTCGTGCTGCACCAGCGCGCACACAACCGCCCCGGACCGGCCCGCCAATCGCACGACAGCTACCTGGAACACGCCAAGGGTGACTCGCTGGAGGCAACGCTCAGCTATATCGCCCGTCATATGCAGCAGGGCCTGGCGCAGGTGATTCAGACCCTGGACTGATAGCACCAGCGCCGTAGCCGCCAGATCGTCACCAGGTTGGTCACCAGCGCCAGCAGTTCGGCGACGATGCCGCCGAGGGAGCCGATCAGCGCGTTGTTGATCAGCCATGCCAGCGCGGCTGCGGCCAGACACAGCCGCATGGGGATGCCACGCAGCATGAACATGCCCACGGTACCGAACAGCGTCGCCACCAGCGGCCACAGGTCCGCTGGACCGCGCGCTGCGGCCAGCGCCACCGCCAGGTTGAGCACCAGCATGCCGAGCATCACCCGCCAGTCGCCGCGATAGTGGCGCGCCAGCAGAATCCGCACGATCACCAACAGCGTGATACCCGCCGCCGTCCACTCGCCGAACAGCAGGAAATGCACGGCAAAGGCGACATTGGCGAAGATCAGGTGGAGCAGCAGCCGATCGTCCTGGCGGCTGGCAAAGGCCAGGATGATGAAACCCAGCGCGATCAGCCCGCCGAGCTGTGCGACCAGCGTGGTGGCATCGAGTGGCGGCATGCGTCCCTCTCCCTGTGACGGCCGCGTTCCCCGGCCGATGCTAGATAGCCTGCTATACTTTTCCCCGGGTTGTCCGGCGCGCCGCCGGGCGCCGTTTCAGCGGCCACTGCCGGCAAGACGCCCCTCGCCGGCCAAGATCATTTACCCCGTACAGGAAGCCAGACATGCCCCAGACCCACATCAAGACCGAATGGATCGAGATCACCGCCGAGGACGGCAAGACGTTCAAGGCTTATCAGGCGCTGCCACACAAGGGCAAGGGCCCCGGCATTCTGCTGATCCAGGAGATCTTCGGCGTCAACGGCCATATCCGCGGTGTCGCCGAGCAGTACGCCATGGATGGCTACAGTGTCATCGCGCCCGATGTCTTCTGGCGCGAAGCGCCAGGGGTCGAGCTGGGCTATGACGGTGACGACTGGAAAGCCGCCGTGGCGCACAAGCAGGCGCTGGACTACCCCACCGTGATCAGCGACCTGCGCGCCGCCACCCGGGCACTGCGTGCAAGCCCGGTGTGCGAAGGGCCGATCGCCTCGGTGGGCTACTGCATGGGCGGTGTGCTTTCCTACCTGTGTGCGCTGGATGCGGGCGTCGATGCCGCGGTGTGCTACTACGCCGGTGGCCTCACCGAGTATCTCGATCGCGCCGGCGAGCTCGCGGTACCGGCCCAGTTCCACTTCGGTGCCGAGGACGATCATATCCCGCTCGATCATGTCGAACAGACCCGCGACGCGTTCGCCGCCAACCGCGAGGTCGAGGTGCATCTCTATGACGGCGCCGAGCACGGCTTCAACTGCTGGTCGCGGGCGAGCTATCACCAGCAGGCCGCGGCGCTGGCCCATGGGCGCACTTTGACCTTTCTCGCTGGCCGCACAGCCTGAAGCGCGACCCCGCCACGCTAGGCCTTTGTCAGGCGCTTGCCGGGCGCGGCGACGCCGACTAGCTTCTGACCAGGATAGATACTGTCAGCCATAGACCCCTTTACTCGCTAAGGCGCGCCATCTCGGCAGGCGCCAACCCAGCCAGGAGGCACTCATGGGCATCATCACGTGGATCATCTTCGGTCTGATCGCCGGCGCCATCGCCAAGCTGATCATGCCGGGCAAGGATCCGGGCGGCTTCATCGTCACCATCATCCTCGGCATCCTGGGTGCGGTCGTGGGTGGCTGGATCGGCACCGCACTCGGCTTCGGCAGCGTCTCCGGCTTCAACCTCGGCAGCTTCGCGATCGCCGTCCTCGGCGCCATCGTGCTGTTGATCGTCTATCGCGTGGTGCGCAAATAGCGCCAAACCCAGTCTCCCCTCATCGTCGCCGCGGGCATGGTGCCGGCGGCGGCCACTGCCGCCACGTCATCGCGTCCCCTCAGGAATCTTTCGCTATGCCCAGCAACGCCCACTTCTACCAGCCCCGAGAGGGGCATGGCCTGCCGCACAATCCGTTCAAGGCGATCATCGGCCCGCGCCCGATCGGCTGGATCTCGTCACAGGACGCGTCGGGGCAGTTGAATCTGGCCCCTTACAGCTTCTTCAACGCCTTCGCCGATACCCCGCCGATCATCGGTTTCTCCAGTGCCGGCTACAAGGACAGCGTGCGCAACATCGAACGCACCGGCGAGTTCTGCTGGCAGCTGGCGACCCGCCCTCTGGCCGAAGCCATGAACCAGAGCGCGGCGTCGGTGGCCCCGGAGGTCGACGAGTTCAGCCTGGCCGGGCTCACCCCGAGCGCCTCCCAGGTCGTCGCGGTGCCCCATGTGGGCGAAGCCCAGGTGGTTTTCGAGTGCCGTCTGAGCCAGACGCTGCGGCTGCGCTCCGCCGCTGGGGAAGAGATCGACAACTGGCTGGTACTGGGCGAGGTGGTCGGGGTGCACATCGATCCTGCCCTGCTGGTCGATGGCATCTATCAGACCGCCGCCGCGCGCCCGATCCTGCGCGGCGGCGGTCCGGCGGACTACTTCGAGGCCGCCGAGGCGCAGCGTTTCCAGATGCGCCGACCGGGCTGAGCGCGGCTCAGCCGTTGCCGTCGGACGTGTGGAAGCGCCAGGTATTGCGCCCGGCGCGCTTGGCCGCGTACATCGCGCGGTCGGCGAGCAGCAGCGCCTGCTGCGGCTCCTCGGTATCCACCCCGAGCAGCGCCACCCCGATGCTGACCCCGATGGTGATCGCCACCCCCGACTCGAGCTCGATCGGGGTCTGCAGCCCCGCGACGAAGCGCGCCAGCAGCGCCTCGACCTCGTCGCGCTGCCCGCACCCTTCCAGCAGCAGCACGAACTCGTCACCGCCCAACCGCGCCACGTAGTCGCGTTGGCGCAGCAGCATCGCCAGCTCGCCGCCGACGTGGCGCAGTACACGGTCTCCGGCGTGGTGACCGTGGGTGTCGTTGATCTGCTTGAAGTGATCGAAGTCGAGCAGCACGAGGGCGTGGCAACGATCCGGGTAGAGCCGATGATGGCGCCCCATCACCGCCAGACGGCGATCGAAGCCACGCCGGTTGCCGAGCCCGGTCAGCGGGTCGGTCACCGCCAGCTGCTCGGCCGCGTCCGCGGCGCGCTTACGCGCGGTGACATCATGTGCGACCCCCTGCAAGCGCCCGGCCTCCAGCGGGTTGAGCACCAGATTGACCCAGCGCCGCGGCTCCTCGTCGCCCAGCGCCACCTCCCACTGCTGCCCACGGCCGCCGGCGACCACCGTGGCCGGGCTGGCGCCAAAGCTGCCCTCGGGGTCGACCAGGGTGGCGAAGTCGATCGGGTGACGGGTCAGGTCGCGCTTGGCGGGCAGCTTGAACAAACGCCGGAAGGCGGGGTTGGCGACGCGGATCGTGCCATCGTCGTCGACCTCGAAGATTCCCGTCTCGACATTGTCGAAGATCGCCCGGTAGCGGCGCTCCTCGACCTCGCGCTCGAGGCGCAGACAGCGCTCGGCGTCGAGGCTCTGGACCAGGTTATCGATCATGGCGTTGACGCTGTTCACCAACTGACCGATCTCGTCGTCGCGGTTACCCCGCGGCGCCTGCAGTTTCTGCCCGGTTTCCGCCTCCAGCGCTCGCAGCCGTTGCGACAACCCGGTGATCGGGCGGGTCACGTAGCGCACCACCACCAGCACCACACAGAAGCCGATCCCCAGCAGCTGCAGCAGCAGCGCACCGCCGACAAAGCGCGAGGCCTGACCGACCAGACCATCGATATAGCGCTGGTCGGGATCGATGATCAGGCGGCACAGGGGTGTCTCGGGCTCGAACGGCGACGATATCTCGCGCGTGAACAGGGCATCGTTGGGGCTGTCGATCGGCCCGCCCCGACCGATCAGCAGTTTGCCGTCGAGGGATTCGATGCGTACTGCATGCACGATGTCGTTGCTCAGCAGGCCATCGGCCAGCTCCCGCGCCAGCTCCTCGCCGTTCAGGAAGCAGGCGATCTGTGCCGTGCGCTCGACCGTGGTCAGCAGGCCCTCGAGGCGCGCCTGCTGCTCCCGATGCACACTCTGGGCGCGAAAGTGCACCGCCAGCAGCAGGAAGGCGACGCCCAGCAGGCCCACGATCAGCAAAATGATCGCCGTGGTGCGCAGCGCCAGGCGGGTTTGTAACAGCATCAGCAGTCGCGACATCGCTCACTCGCTCAGTATCAGCACGACGTGCAGATCGTCACCCACCTCGCGGCTGTCGAGATAACCGACGGCGCTCGGATTGTGCGCCACCAGCTGGCGCATCTCGACGGCCGTCGTTACCTGCTGCGGCGGGGAGGCCTCGCCCGAGAAGACCAGGCGCGCCCAGTAGGCGTTGATCTCGGCCAGATTCTTGTTCACCAGCGCACGATAGAAACGCACCTTGAGCGGTGCCACGTCCAGCGGCAGCGCCGGATTGCCATTGGGCAGCTTGCGATAACGGCCCATGAAGATATTGACCACCTCGCTGCGGGTGAGCTGACCGACGCCGCTGCCGGCCTCGACCACGATGGCGATATCCGCCTTCGCCGGAAGCGTCAGCGTCAGCGTCAGTAGCGCTATGAGAAGACAGGCGCGCACGCGAATCATGCCCAGGTTCCTAGAAGATGAAGTCCAGCCCGAGACTGAAGATCGAGCTCCAACCGCCCTCCCAGTCGCTGTCGCCACGCCACAAGAAGCCAGGCCTGTGTGTATCGATACGATCGAGCTGCACCTTGAGTGCGATATCCCTGGCGACGTCGAAGCGCGTACCGAAGGTCCAGGTGCGCTGGTCGATATCGGTGACGTCGGGATGGGTGGAAGACGTGATGGCACGGGAGTGCGCGACATAGGGCGTCACCTGCCCCAACCGGTAACCGACCGAGAGCAGCGCCGAATCGATCCGGCCGTGGTAGCGCGCGGTACGGCTACGGTTCCACATCGCCTGTACCTGCAGCGGGCCGCTGTCATACAGCGCCCCCAACGAGAACAGCCGCAGCCGCGAGAAGCCGAGCGCGCGTTCGACCTCGCGCTCGCCATCCAACCCGGGTATCTGAAGGCTGTCGATCTCGTTCACCAGCCCACCAGTGTAGTCCACGTCCGAGCGCACTTCGGTATAGCTGGTGCGCAGGCGCCAGGGGCCGTGCTCGTAGTCGAGGTGTCCGCCGTAGACGGCGTCGGCATCGAAGTCCGCGACCAGGTCATCGACCACGTGGATGCGGCTCTCGGAGCGCCCGGCGTAGAGCTTGAGCCGCACCAGGTCGCTGCCCAGCGGCTGCTTGAAGGTGATGTCGGCGCCGTCGATATGGGTCAACTGCAGCATGCCGAACTGATCCACCGGGGGTCTCGCCCAGGGGTAGGCGTAACCCACGTAGCGCGAATCGGCGAGCTGGAAAACATCCCAACCCAGACGCCCGGCGCGCAGCTGCAGCGCGGGGTCAGGGCGATAGCGCACGAACGCCCAGCTCAGCTCGGGGCGGTAATTGCCGCTGTCGTGGTAGCGGCTGATCCCCTGCACCACCAGGTCCCAACGCGGCTCGAAACGCCACTCGAGCTGCGCCCCTAGCAGGCTGTCGACCCGCGCACTCCACCCCTCTCCGGCGCCCTTGGGCTGGCCGATGTCACGCAGGAACTCGGCATCGGAATTGTCGCTGTGAACCAGCCCCAGGGTGCCGAAACCGCTCAGCGTGAGGCGGCCGTCGTCGCTTGCATGAAACGCCTGGGCCGCCAGACTCATGCTCATCAGCACCAGTCCCAGCCCTATCTGTCGCCATCGCTGCATACCGGGTCTCAGGGGTGGGCGGCGTGGCTGCCACGCGTCCCACCGCTCGAAGAAAAATTAGAATGTCTGCATTATTGTCGGCAGATGACAGCCTTTCTGAAGTCGGCAACCCGCCGAGGGCGCAGGCACGGGCCGGTTCTGCCCACCCAAGCGACGCCACTCGGCGGGGAACGCGACGTGTTAGACTTTGTCTCTATAAGCCCATTTTTCACGCCAATGTGCGCCGACCGTTATTGGCCCGGATGGAGATAGCCGCTCAATGTCTCTGGAAGAACTGCATCTCAACCTGCGTAACCTCGCCTGCGCGGATTATCCGCAGCTCAAGCGGCTGATGGACGCCGTCTACGACGACATCGGCGGTGCCTGGTCCCAGCACACCATCGACAAGCTGATCGACGAGTTCCCCGATGGCCAGATCATCATCGAGGACGACGACAAGATCGTCGGCGTCGCGCTCACCGTGCGGGTCGATTACGACCGCTTCTCCAACCCGCACAAGTACGACGAGCTGATCGGCCACCGCGAGATCATTCTCAACGAACCCGAGGGCGATGCGCTCTACGGTCTCGACGTGCTGATCGACCCCGCCTACCGTGGCTATCGCCTCGGCCGGCGCCTGTATGAAGCGCGCAAGGACCTGTGCCGCTCGATGAACCTGCGCGCGATCCTGGCGGGCGGGCGAATCCCCAACTATCACCAGCACGCCGAGGAGATGTCGCCGGCGGAGTACATCGAGCGGGTCGCGCGCAAGGAGTTCTACGACCCCATCCTGTCGTTCCAGCTGGCCAACGACTTCCTGGTCAAACGGCTGTTGAAGAAGTATCTGCCCGAAGACGAGAAGTCGATGGGCTACGCCACCCTGCTGGAGTGGAACAACATCCTCTACGAACCGGCCAGCCTGGTGATCGACACCCGGCGCACCCAGATTCGGGTGGGCGCGGTGCAGTGGCAGATGCGCGAGTTCGACTCGGTCGAGTCGGTCCTCAAGCAGGTCGAGTTCTACGTCGACGCCATCTCCGACTATCAGAGCGACTTCGCGGTCTTTCCGGAACTGTTCAACACGCCATTGATGGGGCTGACCGACCAGACCGATCAGGTCGCGGCGATTCAGTTCCTGGCCGGCTTCACCGAGCGCTTCAAGAACGAGATCTCGCGCATGGCGGTCTCCTACAACATCAATATCGTTGCCGGCTCGATGGTGGAGAAGGGCGAGGACGGCAAGCT
This genomic window contains:
- a CDS encoding helix-turn-helix domain-containing protein, translating into MAQRRVEAVERALTLLGAFSRDRHELTLTELANATGFYKSTILRLMASLEHFGYVARDERGVYRIGPAVLTLAPLAVEGPQLERLVRPVLVALRDASEETAAFHVRDGEARICRLRENGHLELRHHLDEGVRLPIGEEAIDQALGGELPAGQLALSQGGRQAGLSTAAIAVYDGEGELRGALSLSGPSARIDARIEVHHAPLLIEAAARLSRDWPRGLIPL
- the rluF gene encoding 23S rRNA pseudouridine(2604) synthase RluF, producing the protein MALRQSTRINKYISESGMCSRREADRFVEQGNVWINGRRATTGDQVVAGDRVKVNGQEIEPREAEDLVLIALNKPVGIVSTTESSEKDNIVEFVKHGARIFPIGRLDKDSQGLILLTNDGDLVNKILRAHNQHEKVYRVTVDKPITDDFIAGMQQGVPILGQVTKRCQVSRESTFVFTITLVQGLNRQIRRMCEYFGYEVTQLIRTRIMNISLKGLALGDWRDLTPKEIDTLIALTRDSGSEAEPERTPKRARSGSAAKPATGKPRAGGKSAPGSKPSSAGKRAGRDAARGGAASAKKRGSANARSGPKSGAAGKPGAKGKPGGKGKPSVTGKPGGKPAAKGRGGKPGAPNAKGPRGKKR
- a CDS encoding heme-binding protein, encoding MKTQSVLELADVNALLDSAQREAEAQGWAVTIAVADAGGHLLGLRRLDGAAPFSAGIASEKARNAAIGRKETQVFEEMINNGRTAFVSAPMQALLAGGVPVIVDGEVIGSVGISGVKPEQDVQVAKAAVKAIG
- a CDS encoding glutathione S-transferase family protein, which produces MTYRLFIANKNYSSWSMRPWVLLHALEIPFEEVMTPFEGDGKQAAFAEFSPTAKVPCLHDGDSAVWESLAIMEYIAESHPAAWPQAREARAWARCASAEMHAGLFALRDECSMSCALRIELGEPSAALARDIARLDTLWQEGIARFGGPWLAGARFTAVDAMFAPIAVRVHGYCICLEGAARDYAERLLAHPAVASWIEQGIAEPWVDEPHEADCIRGRRVLADRRQPA
- a CDS encoding aminotransferase class IV, with product MTHTTGSSQSYVADTRNEEVIVYVDGEFKPKHQATVSIFDSGFVLGDGVWEGIRLVDGRLIALDEHLERLYQGAASISLDIGVTRDELVDLIRETLDKNSMHDGVHIRLMVSRGLKSTPNQDPRFLRGKATIVIVAEHKVVDKATKAQGLTLFTSTFRCSSPDVFDLRLNSHSRLNFIQALIQAINAGANEALMLDPHGFVASCNSTNFFIVRDGELWTSTGRYNFNGITHKTVMRLARQAGIVVRELDFTLAQTYTADEAFVTGTLGGLTPVYHIDGHAIVNRRDASLMQRLTGLYDDYLKG
- the nhaC gene encoding Na+/H+ antiporter NhaC, with translation MRPQSARRPGPVALCLILASFAAIMSTVLLLKMPVALALFAAWFAMFAIGKGLGHAYDSLQQGAFDGIRSGLEGVMIIITVGALIGAWIAAGIVPSVIYYGVALIDPAWFLPAAFLICAATGLVTGTSFGAVGTIGIAMMGIGHGFELPLPLVAGAVISGAYVGDKLSPLSDTTVLTASLCEVPLIEHVRSMLYTGVPCVTLTTLGFALAGNHLSRSGYDMQQADAVMAQLDAHFMLSPWLLLPILATLVLLALRKPALPVIAIGAVLGVLCAWLAQGATPLQAVTTLYAGNQGDYGSGYLASILNRGGIVSMLPVIAIVIFALGLGGLMERIGVLDTIATALTRMVHRSTGRLTLATMACGFFGTIFGGAAYVAIFTAASMTRNIYDRLGLQRVVLSRNVEAGGTLSTPMIPWTSGAVFMATTTGVATTDYLPFLWYHWLVMVFSLLYGFTGFAMWQRPQPAPETEPAA